A DNA window from Gigantopelta aegis isolate Gae_Host chromosome 4, Gae_host_genome, whole genome shotgun sequence contains the following coding sequences:
- the LOC121371031 gene encoding transaldolase-like translates to MSGQKKPCVSTLDQLKAVTTVVADTGDFEAMLTYKPTDATTNPSLILAASNMPAYKHLIQEALDYAKAAGGTSREQLTKAMDKVYVNFGREILKIIPGRVSTEVDARLSFDKEGMIANAQQLIALYKEMDIGKERILIKLSSTWEGVEAARELEKEHGIHCNMTLIFNFIQAVACGDAEVTLISPFVGRIMDWFVANTDKKSFEPLEDPGVKSVTQIYNYYKKFGYKTVVMGASFRNVGQIMGLAGCDLLTISPSLLEKLSKSTEEVVVHLKKEKAKSMDIKEETADEKAFRWAMNEDQMANDKLSEGIRKFAADAVKLEKVLKQRLSG, encoded by the exons ATGTCCGGACAGAAGAAACCGTGTGTGTCTACCCTTGATCAGCTGAAGGCTGTTACTACAGTGGTAGCAGATACTGGCGATTTCGAAG CCATGCTGACGTACAAACCGACCGATGCTACAACAAATCCATCACTGATCCTTGCTGCATCCAACATGCCGGCTTACAAACACCTCATTCAGGAGGCCCTAGACTATGCAAAGGCTGCAGGAGG aACATCTCGTGAACAGCTGACAAAGGCTATGGACAAGGTGTACGTCAATTTTGGAAGAGAGATTCTCAAAATAATACCTGGTAGAGTGTCAACTGAAGTTGATGCAAG ACTATCGTTTGACAAAGAAGGAATGATTGCAAACGCCCAGCAATTGATAGCCTTGTACAAAGAGATGGACATCGGCAAAGAAAGAATTCTCATCAAGCTGTCATCAACATGGGAAGGTGTCGAGGCAGCCAG AGAGTTGGAGAAAGAACATGGAATCCATTGCAACATGACACTTATCTTCAATTTTATTCAG GCTGTGGCGTGTGGTGATGCGGAGGTAACTTTGATATCGCCATTTGTCGGGAGGATCATGGACTGGTTTGTAGCCAACACTGACAAGAAATCGTTTGAACCGCTTGAGGATCCTG GTGTCAAAAGTGTTACACAGATTTATAACTACTACAAGAAGTTTGGCTACAAAACAGTAGTTATGGGAGCTTCTTTCAGAAATGTGGGCCAGATCATGGGCTTGGCAGGATGCGACCTTCTCACAATCTC ACCCTCATTACTGGAAAAGCTTTCAAAATCAACCGAAGAAGTGGTAGTGCACCTCAAAAAGGAAAAAG CTAAAAGTATGGACATCAAAGAAGAGACCGCAGATGAAAAAGCTTTCCGTTGGGCAATGAATGAAGATCAAATGGCAAACGATAAACTTTCTGAAGGAATCCGCAAGTTTGCAGCTGATGCTGTTAAATTGGAAAAAGTTCTTAAACAGCGTCTATCTGGATAA
- the LOC121371032 gene encoding small VCP/p97-interacting protein-like, protein MGICLSCLNGPSEDYDEPDPETRRRQLAEAADRRMAENERKGIKDPDTLKRKQKRQDEMEKRAETQGGSEGGGLRWQVG, encoded by the exons ATGGGAATTTGCTTGTCTTGTCTGAACGGTCCTTCAGAAGATTATGATGAACCAGATCCG GAAACAAGACGGAGACAACTGGCAGAAGCTGCAGATCGCAGGATGGCCGAAAATGAGAGAAAAGGAATTAAGGATCCTGACACACTCAAAAGGAAACAGAAAAGACAGGACGAGATGGAGAAAAGGGCCGAAACTCAAGGTGGTAGTGAAGGAGGAGGTCTCAGG tGGCAAGTTGGTTGA